Proteins from a single region of Acidimicrobiales bacterium:
- a CDS encoding Zn-ribbon domain-containing OB-fold protein encodes MNEIESTVAQRPLPEVDGVSQAYWEAAARGEVLYQECPEGHRQLYPRALCATCGAEPTWQRASGRGTVHTYTVVRQNWAEPFKGLVPYVVAMVDLEEGPRMMTNITDCDPDDVHVGMAVEAWTVVVEDGLGIPFWRPAAEAGGR; translated from the coding sequence ATGAACGAGATCGAGTCAACGGTGGCGCAGCGGCCGCTGCCGGAGGTCGACGGCGTGTCGCAGGCCTACTGGGAGGCGGCGGCGCGGGGCGAGGTCCTGTACCAGGAGTGCCCGGAGGGGCACCGGCAGCTGTACCCCCGGGCGCTGTGCGCGACCTGCGGCGCCGAGCCGACGTGGCAGCGGGCGTCCGGCCGGGGGACCGTCCACACGTACACGGTCGTCCGGCAGAACTGGGCTGAGCCGTTCAAGGGTCTGGTGCCCTACGTGGTGGCCATGGTCGACCTGGAGGAGGGGCCGCGGATGATGACCAACATCACCGACTGCGACCCCGACGACGTCCACGTCGGCATGGCGGTCGAGGCGTGGACCGTGGTGGTGGAGGACGGTCTCGGCATCCCGTTCTGGCGGCCGGCCGCCGAGGCCGGAGGTCGGTAG